The following coding sequences lie in one Nonomuraea muscovyensis genomic window:
- a CDS encoding DUF1996 domain-containing protein produces MSSSRRLAAAVSALAVMAGGLVSAVVISAGPAIADHCEPGEPPQQSQRQRGQDQDGNDQGQDPNGQDQNQDQNPDGQDQGDQNQNGQDGQNGQNGQDGQNDQDGQNGAGRQQDGDQPVSGGGALSQALDPVQNPDDQNQNPDGQDQGDQNQNRDRNQEQDPGQDQDQDQGAQDPGAQDEEQAQPFRRRPTQRPTSSPSPSPSPTNTGGNGGEDDCADLGPFVTDFVDIRQVQPTSIDPPRGRGGSRGSFVSRCGTNQNGHNNPDNFIVAPGVSNGAHHLHDYVGNLSTDAFSTDQSLAAAGTTCRLGDRSTYFWPVLRDRRADDNIEDPDGNVGRVLRPRQVILQFRGNSTARVSAMPRFLRLITGDAKAATNGGANARAAWTCSGFNNRITTKYPLCPRGSQVLRILDFPSCWDGQNTDSANHRSHVVFPDQSGACPQGTRAIPQLRMTLTYSVPQGPSYALDAFPEQLHNPITDHADFANVMPDRLMRFVVDCINRGRRC; encoded by the coding sequence ATGAGTAGTTCGAGACGCCTGGCCGCGGCCGTGTCGGCCCTGGCCGTGATGGCGGGCGGGCTGGTGTCCGCCGTGGTCATCAGCGCCGGCCCGGCGATCGCGGATCACTGCGAGCCGGGCGAGCCCCCGCAACAGTCCCAGCGCCAGCGCGGGCAGGACCAGGACGGCAACGACCAGGGTCAGGACCCGAACGGCCAGGACCAGAACCAGGACCAGAACCCCGACGGCCAGGACCAGGGGGACCAGAACCAGAACGGCCAGGACGGCCAGAACGGCCAGAACGGCCAGGACGGCCAGAACGATCAGGACGGCCAGAACGGCGCCGGCCGGCAGCAGGACGGGGACCAGCCCGTCTCCGGCGGCGGCGCCCTCTCCCAGGCGCTCGACCCGGTCCAGAACCCGGACGACCAGAACCAGAACCCCGACGGCCAGGACCAGGGCGACCAGAACCAGAACCGCGACCGGAACCAGGAACAGGACCCCGGCCAGGACCAGGACCAGGACCAGGGCGCACAGGACCCGGGCGCCCAGGACGAGGAGCAGGCCCAGCCGTTCCGCCGCCGGCCCACCCAGCGCCCCACCTCCAGCCCGTCCCCGTCGCCCTCCCCCACCAACACCGGCGGCAACGGCGGCGAGGACGACTGTGCCGACCTCGGCCCGTTCGTGACCGACTTCGTCGACATCCGCCAGGTCCAGCCCACCTCCATCGACCCGCCGCGCGGCCGCGGCGGCTCGCGCGGATCGTTCGTCTCGCGCTGCGGCACGAACCAGAACGGGCACAACAACCCCGACAACTTCATCGTCGCCCCCGGCGTGTCCAACGGCGCCCACCACCTGCACGACTACGTCGGCAACCTCTCGACGGACGCCTTCTCGACCGACCAGAGCCTCGCGGCGGCGGGCACCACGTGCCGGCTGGGCGACAGGTCGACCTACTTCTGGCCGGTGCTGCGCGACCGCCGGGCGGACGACAACATCGAGGACCCGGACGGCAACGTCGGCCGCGTGCTGCGGCCCCGCCAGGTGATCCTCCAGTTCAGGGGCAACTCCACCGCCCGCGTCAGCGCGATGCCGAGGTTCCTGCGGCTGATCACCGGTGACGCCAAGGCCGCCACGAACGGCGGCGCCAACGCCCGTGCCGCCTGGACGTGCAGCGGCTTCAACAACCGGATCACCACCAAATATCCGCTTTGCCCGCGCGGCAGCCAGGTGCTGCGTATTCTGGATTTCCCAAGCTGCTGGGACGGTCAGAACACCGACAGCGCCAACCACCGCTCGCACGTGGTCTTCCCCGACCAGAGCGGCGCCTGTCCTCAGGGCACCAGGGCCATCCCGCAGCTCCGGATGACACTCACGTACTCCGTTCCCCAGGGGCCGTCCTACGCCTTGGACGCGTTCCCGGAACAGTTGCACAACCCGATCACCGACCATGCGGACTTCGCCAACGTCATGCCCGACCGGCTGATGCGCTTCGTGGTCGACTGCATCAACCGGGGCCGCCGCTGCTGA
- a CDS encoding DUF4142 domain-containing protein, whose product MHRLLRGEVLMFGGFALAAVVTILLVMPPATAPVSAEWSVLPSGPLGPADRDLLVKVRQAGLWEIPMGKLAQERADSQRVKEVGMHLVEDHTKLDLVTRQYAARLGVPLPDVPSPDQQSWMAQLGAQSGSAFDKDFAQLLRAAHGKVFSVVAGVRAGTRNSEIRRFSQHAVNVVMKHMTLLESTGLVVYDQLPEPAVPAAAPPAPAAVDPRRQQ is encoded by the coding sequence ATGCACAGGCTTTTGCGCGGTGAGGTCCTCATGTTCGGCGGCTTCGCCCTGGCCGCGGTGGTCACGATCCTGCTGGTCATGCCACCCGCGACCGCGCCCGTGTCCGCCGAGTGGTCGGTGCTGCCCTCCGGTCCCCTGGGGCCGGCGGACCGTGACCTGCTGGTCAAGGTCCGGCAGGCAGGACTCTGGGAGATACCCATGGGCAAGCTGGCCCAGGAACGCGCCGACTCCCAGCGCGTCAAGGAAGTCGGGATGCACCTGGTGGAGGACCACACCAAGCTCGACCTGGTCACCCGCCAGTACGCGGCCCGGCTCGGCGTGCCGCTGCCCGACGTGCCCAGCCCGGACCAGCAGAGCTGGATGGCCCAACTGGGGGCGCAGTCCGGCTCCGCGTTCGACAAGGACTTCGCGCAGTTGCTGCGCGCGGCCCACGGCAAGGTCTTCTCCGTCGTCGCGGGCGTGCGGGCGGGCACCCGCAACAGCGAGATCAGGAGGTTCAGCCAGCACGCGGTGAACGTGGTCATGAAGCACATGACGCTGCTGGAGTCCACCGGCCTGGTCGTCTACGACCAGTTGCCCGAACCCGCGGTTCCCGCGGCCGCGCCACCCGCCCCAGCAGCGGTCGACCCAAGGAGACAGCAATGA
- a CDS encoding sigma-70 family RNA polymerase sigma factor: protein MCPVLSHLDGRFESADAEAEHRIAVLYQEFGGPLLRHIRKSTGNDLQWAEDVVQETIVRAWRNSARLQWEPSLIWAWLLTVARRIVIDGRRRKSVRPHEVEPPEVDMLAVPDGSERALSAIVVAEALRSLSEEHREVIEQTYLRDRTISEAAEILGIPPGTVKSRLYYGIRALREHLRDKGVAG, encoded by the coding sequence ATGTGCCCCGTGCTAAGTCACCTCGACGGCAGGTTCGAGAGTGCGGATGCCGAGGCGGAGCACCGCATCGCGGTCCTCTACCAGGAGTTCGGCGGCCCTCTGCTGCGCCACATACGCAAGTCGACAGGTAACGACCTCCAATGGGCTGAGGACGTCGTGCAGGAGACGATTGTCCGCGCCTGGCGTAACTCGGCAAGACTGCAATGGGAACCGAGCCTCATCTGGGCGTGGCTGCTGACCGTGGCCCGCCGCATCGTCATTGACGGGCGCCGGCGCAAGAGTGTCCGGCCCCACGAGGTCGAACCCCCCGAAGTTGACATGCTGGCCGTCCCCGACGGGTCGGAACGGGCGTTATCGGCGATCGTCGTGGCCGAGGCGCTCCGCAGCCTGTCCGAAGAACACCGCGAAGTCATTGAGCAGACCTACCTCAGGGACCGTACGATAAGTGAGGCGGCGGAGATCCTGGGGATTCCGCCGGGCACGGTGAAGTCCCGGCTCTACTACGGCATCCGGGCTCTCCGCGAACATCTGCGGGACAAGGGGGTAGCCGGGTAA
- a CDS encoding anti-sigma factor family protein → MHEEVAAYVLGVLDEEDIEAFERHLDTCESCRRELEEFAEVPGQLDELKHLPSASEDDPPRSMSR, encoded by the coding sequence ATGCACGAGGAGGTGGCCGCCTACGTCCTTGGCGTCCTCGACGAGGAGGACATCGAGGCGTTCGAGCGCCACCTCGACACGTGTGAGTCGTGCCGGCGCGAGCTCGAGGAGTTCGCCGAGGTTCCTGGGCAACTCGACGAGCTGAAGCACCTCCCCTCCGCCTCCGAAGACGACCCCCCGCGGTCGATGTCGCGTTGA
- a CDS encoding tryptophan 2,3-dioxygenase, giving the protein MGHNADAAVPPGRRFGEEGGRLSYGAYLRIPELLAQQRPQSEAPDELLFITIHQVYELWFKLLLHELEKARDAMDGGELWQARHQFRRVHAVERVLVQQVEVLETMTPQDFLAFRAHLSPASGFQSVQFRELEFLSGLKDTGYLARLRDADEAELARLRRRLDEPTLWDAYLTALSQRGLPVSDDEIMGSLLAVARDRRSYDDLWQLAEDLLTHDETAAQWRTRHVQMVERQIGTKSGTGGSTGAPYLRGRTRLHYFPLLWELRAWL; this is encoded by the coding sequence GTGGGGCACAACGCCGATGCGGCCGTCCCTCCGGGCAGGCGATTCGGTGAGGAGGGCGGCAGGCTCTCCTACGGCGCCTACCTCCGCATCCCCGAGCTGCTCGCCCAGCAACGGCCCCAGTCCGAGGCGCCCGACGAGTTGCTGTTCATCACGATCCACCAGGTCTACGAGCTCTGGTTCAAGCTGCTGCTGCACGAGCTGGAGAAGGCCCGCGACGCGATGGACGGCGGCGAGCTGTGGCAGGCCAGGCACCAGTTCAGGCGGGTACACGCGGTGGAGCGGGTGCTGGTCCAGCAGGTCGAGGTCCTGGAGACGATGACGCCCCAGGACTTCCTCGCCTTCCGCGCCCATCTGTCGCCGGCCAGCGGGTTCCAGTCCGTGCAGTTCCGCGAGCTGGAGTTCCTGTCGGGGCTGAAGGACACGGGTTACCTGGCGCGGCTCAGGGACGCCGACGAGGCCGAACTCGCCAGGCTGCGCCGCAGGCTGGACGAGCCCACGTTGTGGGATGCTTATCTCACCGCCCTCTCCCAGCGTGGCCTGCCGGTCTCGGACGACGAGATCATGGGCTCGCTGCTGGCCGTGGCGAGGGACCGCCGGTCGTACGACGACCTGTGGCAACTGGCCGAGGATCTGCTCACGCACGACGAGACCGCCGCGCAGTGGCGGACACGGCACGTGCAGATGGTCGAACGGCAGATCGGCACGAAGTCGGGCACAGGCGGCTCGACCGGCGCCCCCTATCTGCGTGGTAGGACGCGCCTGCACTATTTCCCGCTGCTGTGGGAACTTAGGGCCTGGCTATGA